Proteins encoded by one window of Sciurus carolinensis chromosome 12, mSciCar1.2, whole genome shotgun sequence:
- the LOC124961947 gene encoding 40S ribosomal protein SA-like yields the protein MSGALDVLQMKEEDVLKFLAAGTHLGGTNLDFQMEQYIYKRKSDGIYIINLKRTWEKLLLAARAIVAFENPADVRVISSRNTGQRAVLKFAAATGATPIAGHFTPGTFTNQIQAAFWEPHLLVVTDPRADHQPLTEASYVNLPTIALCNTDSPLHYVDIAIPCNNKGAHSVGLMWWMLAREVLRMRGTISREHPWKVMPDLYFYRDPEEIEKEEQAAAEKAVTKEEFQGEWTAPAPEFTATQPEVADWSEGVQVPSVPIQQFPTEDWSAQPATEDWSAAPTAQATEWVGTTTEWS from the coding sequence ATGTCCGGAGCCCTTGATGTCCTGCAAATGAAGGAAGAGGATGTCCTCAAATTCCTTGCAGCAGGAACCCACTTAGGTGGCACCAACCTTGATTTCCAGATGGAACAGTATatctacaaaaggaaaagtgatggCATATACATCATAAATCTGAAGAGAACCTGGGAGAAGCTTCTGCTGGCAGCTCGTGCCATTGTTGCCTTCGAAAACCCTGCCGATGTCCGTGTCATATCCTCTAGGAATACTGGCCAGCGGGCTGTGCTGAAGTTTGCTGCTGCCACTGGAGCCACTCCTATCGCTGGCCACTTcactcctggaaccttcactaACCAGATCCAGGCAGCCTTCTGGGAGCCACATCTTCTGGTGGTTACTGATCCCAGGGCTGACCACCAGCCTCTTACAGAAGCATCTTATGTCAATCTGCCTACCATTGCTCTGTGTAACACAGACTCTCCTCTGCACTATGTGGACATTGCCATTCCATGCAACAATAAGGGAGCTCATTCTGTGGGTCTGATGTGGTGGATGCTGGCCCGAGAAGTTCTGCGCATGCGTGGCACCATTTCCCGTGAACACCCGTGGAAGGTCATGCCTGATCTCTACTTCTACAGAGATCCTgaagagattgaaaaggaagagcaggctgCTGCTGAAAAAGCTGTGACCAAGGAGGAATTTCAGGGTGAATGGACTGCTCCAGCTCCTGAGTTCACTGCTACTCAACCTGAGGTTGCAGACTGGtctgaaggtgtgcaggtgccctctgtgcctatcCAGCAGTTCCCTACTGAAGACTGGAGTGCCCAGCCAGCCACTGAAGACTGGTCTGCAGCTCCCACTGCTCAGGCTACTGAGTGGGTAGGAACAACCACGGAGTGGTCTTGA